A part of Miscanthus floridulus cultivar M001 chromosome 6, ASM1932011v1, whole genome shotgun sequence genomic DNA contains:
- the LOC136458791 gene encoding vesicle transport v-SNARE 13-like has product MSEVFEGYERQYCEASASLSRKCTAASALDGEKKKQKLSEIQSGIEEAESLIRKMDLEARSLQPSVKAGLLAKLREYKSDLNNVKSELKRISAPNARQATREELLESGMADTLAVSTDQRGRLMMTTERLNQSTDRIKESRRTMLETEELGVSILQDLHQQRQSLLHAHTTLHGVDDNIGKSKKILAAMSKRMDRNKWIIGGIITALVLAILLILYFKLAH; this is encoded by the exons ATGAGCGAGGTGTTCGAGGGCTACGAGCGGCAGTACTGCGAGGCGTCCGCCTCGCTCTCCCGCAAGTGCACCGCTGCCTCCGCCCTCGATGGAG agaagaagaagcagaagcTGTCCGAGATCCAATCCGGCATCGAGGAAGCTGAATCGCTG ATTCGGAAGATGGACCTGGAGGCAAGGAGCCTACAGCCTAGCGTTAAGGCTGGTTTGCTTGCAAAGCTGAGGGAGTATAAATCTGACCTTAACAACGTCAAGAGTGAGCTTAAGAGGATATCAGCGCCCAATGCCAGGCAGGCTACCCGGGAGGAGCTCCTGGAGTCTGGAATGGCTGATACTCTCGCG GTGTCTACTGATCAGAGGGGAAGATTGATGATGACAACTGAAAGACTGAATCAGTCCACTGACAGAATTAAAGAGAGCCGAAGAACTATGTTGGAGACAGAAGAACTTGGTGTCTCAATTCTTCAGGACCTTCACCAACAGCGACAGTCACTACTACATGCTCATACTACT TTGCACGGAGTTGATGATAACATTGGCAAGAGCAAGAAGATCCTGGCTGCAATGTCAAAGAGGATGGATAGGAACAAGTGGATCATTGGAGGAATTATCACGGCTCTCGTTCTGGCCATCCTTCTCATACTCTACTTCAAGCTCGCTCATTAA